A single region of the Thermotoga profunda AZM34c06 genome encodes:
- a CDS encoding metallophosphoesterase family protein encodes MIYAIGDIHGCVESLNNLMDRLPLRTGDKLIFLGDYVDRGPDSKAVVDRLMILSQTYDCVFLRGNHEWMMLNYLLDGKDFELWMMNGAGATIRSYKDVRKIPLEHLEFFKNTVYYHIEDGYFFVHAGVRPHIPLERQDTFDLLWIREEFIYSENPLKGYKVVFGHTPFNDVLVLHDKIGIDTGCVYGGKLTALRIDDGKVFQTSCGGD; translated from the coding sequence TTGATTTACGCAATAGGTGATATTCACGGTTGTGTAGAGTCACTGAACAATTTGATGGATAGATTACCCCTTCGTACAGGAGATAAATTGATATTTCTTGGTGATTATGTGGATCGTGGTCCAGATAGCAAAGCAGTTGTTGATAGACTGATGATTTTGAGTCAAACCTACGATTGTGTTTTTCTCAGAGGCAATCATGAGTGGATGATGTTGAATTATTTACTTGATGGTAAAGATTTTGAACTTTGGATGATGAACGGAGCAGGTGCGACAATTAGAAGTTATAAAGATGTGAGAAAGATACCCTTAGAGCATCTTGAGTTTTTCAAAAACACCGTTTATTATCACATCGAAGATGGGTATTTTTTTGTACATGCAGGTGTTAGGCCGCATATCCCTTTAGAAAGACAAGACACTTTTGATTTGTTGTGGATAAGAGAGGAGTTTATATACAGTGAAAATCCATTGAAAGGATATAAGGTGGTCTTTGGACATACACCTTTTAATGATGTGCTTGTCTTGCATGATAAGATAGGGATTGATACTGGTTGTGTATACGGTGGGAAATTAACGGCACTTAGGATTGACGATGGTAAGGTCTTCCAGACCAGCTGTGGTGGTGATTAA
- the coaD gene encoding pantetheine-phosphate adenylyltransferase, with product MKAVYPGSFDPITYGHLDIINRALKIFDELWVVIMVNPRKKPIFTAQERMEMISQLVGDKKNVHVDYHEGLLVDYLRKQGIKVVIRGLRALTDFQYELEMAIANKHLCHELETVFLMTDERYSFLSSGLVREVAAMGGDVSMWVPPNVVEALKKMKLNAVI from the coding sequence ATGAAGGCGGTATACCCTGGATCTTTTGATCCGATAACTTATGGGCATTTGGATATAATCAATCGAGCATTGAAAATCTTTGATGAGTTATGGGTAGTAATAATGGTAAATCCACGTAAGAAACCAATTTTTACAGCACAAGAGAGGATGGAAATGATATCACAGTTGGTTGGCGATAAGAAGAACGTTCATGTGGATTATCATGAGGGTCTCTTGGTAGATTATCTTAGAAAACAGGGTATAAAAGTTGTGATCAGAGGGTTGAGGGCTCTGACGGATTTTCAATATGAGCTTGAGATGGCTATAGCGAACAAACACCTTTGTCATGAACTCGAGACGGTTTTTCTCATGACGGATGAAAGATATTCCTTTTTGTCCTCAGGTCTTGTGAGAGAGGTTGCAGCGATGGGTGGAGATGTGAGTATGTGGGTTCCACCAAATGTAGTAGAAGCTTTAAAGAAAATGAAACTGAATGCTGTGATATAA
- the tsf gene encoding translation elongation factor Ts, whose protein sequence is MEISAEMVKKLRDMTGAGVMECKSALNEAQGDFEKAIEILRKRGAAVAQKKAGRATKEGVVTSYIHFNDKIGVLLELGCETDFVARMPEFKELAYNLAKHVAAMNPTYVTREDVPADVIEKEKEIYLAQLKDSNKPQAVLEKIVQGKLEKFYEEVCLYDQKYIFDDTKTVKQIIDELIGKIRENIRVTRFVRMQVGAE, encoded by the coding sequence ATGGAGATAAGTGCAGAGATGGTAAAAAAACTCAGAGATATGACAGGTGCAGGAGTCATGGAATGTAAATCGGCTTTGAATGAAGCCCAAGGCGATTTTGAAAAAGCAATTGAAATACTCAGAAAACGTGGAGCTGCCGTCGCTCAGAAGAAAGCTGGAAGAGCAACTAAAGAAGGAGTAGTGACTTCTTATATTCATTTCAATGATAAGATAGGAGTTCTACTTGAACTTGGTTGTGAAACGGATTTTGTTGCAAGGATGCCAGAATTCAAAGAATTGGCATATAACCTTGCAAAACATGTTGCTGCGATGAATCCCACTTATGTAACAAGAGAAGACGTTCCCGCGGATGTCATTGAGAAGGAGAAAGAGATTTATTTGGCACAACTAAAGGATTCAAATAAACCACAAGCTGTTCTTGAGAAAATAGTACAGGGAAAGCTTGAGAAGTTCTATGAAGAGGTATGTCTCTATGATCAAAAATATATTTTTGATGATACAAAAACAGTGAAACAAATAATTGATGAACTCATAGGTAAGATAAGAGAGAACATCAGAGTTACCAGATTTGTGAGAATGCAGGTTGGAGCAGAATAA
- a CDS encoding trans-sulfuration enzyme family protein, which yields MKGFSTRSIHIGELHQLDSVTTPIYQTANFLMSPSKYRVNYRDNYIYSRMSNPTVRAVEQKLANLCGAKEGILFSSGMGAITCSLLSVLSEKDKAIFLTELYGGTHSLIQKILPALGIKCDFFSVDDISTLSINDAKVIYVESLTNPLLKLTDVEYLSKIAHENGALLFVDNTFLSPYNFRPLEFGADLEIHSVTKYINGHSDVILGFVTSKREDLIDMIWQKMYTLGLNPNPFEAYLVGRSVKTLALRMEKHNHNAEQIAQFLSNHEKVTNVRYPTFYTRIPKCYENCPGFGAVVYCDLSTQERALHFVENLKIFKQATSLAGVESLVTIPSLTSHASLSDEELKRAQISKGGVRISVGIEDLEDLVEDLKQALEKI from the coding sequence TTGAAGGGATTTTCCACAAGATCGATCCATATAGGGGAACTCCATCAGCTCGATTCAGTTACCACTCCTATCTATCAAACCGCCAATTTTCTAATGAGCCCATCTAAGTACAGAGTAAATTACCGTGACAATTATATCTATTCGAGAATGTCAAATCCAACAGTAAGGGCTGTGGAACAAAAATTGGCAAATTTGTGCGGAGCAAAGGAAGGTATTCTATTCTCATCTGGTATGGGAGCGATTACTTGTTCACTTTTATCGGTTCTTTCAGAAAAAGACAAGGCAATCTTTCTAACCGAGCTCTATGGTGGCACACACAGCTTAATTCAAAAAATTTTACCTGCATTGGGTATTAAGTGTGATTTTTTCTCAGTGGATGATATATCAACTCTCTCAATCAATGATGCAAAAGTCATCTATGTTGAATCCTTGACGAACCCACTTTTGAAACTCACAGATGTAGAATACTTATCAAAAATCGCGCATGAAAATGGTGCTCTACTCTTTGTAGATAATACTTTTTTATCACCGTATAATTTCAGACCACTTGAATTCGGTGCAGATTTGGAGATACACAGTGTCACAAAGTATATCAACGGTCATTCAGACGTAATCTTAGGATTTGTGACAAGCAAAAGAGAAGATCTCATCGATATGATTTGGCAGAAGATGTATACGTTGGGGCTCAATCCCAATCCTTTTGAAGCATATTTAGTGGGAAGATCTGTTAAGACTCTCGCATTGAGAATGGAAAAACACAATCACAACGCAGAACAAATTGCGCAGTTTTTGTCAAACCATGAAAAAGTGACCAATGTCAGATACCCAACATTTTATACACGAATTCCCAAGTGTTATGAAAATTGCCCAGGTTTTGGAGCAGTTGTCTATTGCGATCTTTCAACACAAGAAAGAGCCTTACACTTTGTCGAAAACCTAAAAATATTCAAACAAGCAACTTCACTTGCAGGCGTAGAGTCCTTAGTTACAATCCCATCTTTGACCTCACATGCCTCACTGAGTGATGAAGAACTCAAAAGAGCTCAAATTTCAAAAGGTGGAGTGAGAATTTCTGTGGGAATAGAGGATTTGGAGGACTTGGTTGAAGATCTAAAACAAGCACTGGAAAAAATTTAA
- the yfcE gene encoding phosphodiesterase, producing MSKVLIVSDTHGSLASWNKIEKSFQSIDEIFHLGDILYHGPRNPLPNGYNPAELASILKAKTNISYVRGNCDADVDLLVLENEDMPKIMSLTFRGFKMVLLHGENIQNDDEITQLLDKYSADILVYGHFHIPRLETVKSKIVLNPGSPSLPKMNYPPTCALLEFSQNLRISIYTIEGELYKEMFL from the coding sequence TTGTCCAAAGTATTGATTGTTTCAGACACACATGGTTCACTCGCAAGTTGGAATAAGATTGAAAAATCATTTCAATCGATTGACGAAATCTTTCATCTCGGAGATATTCTTTATCACGGTCCGAGAAATCCTCTACCCAATGGTTATAACCCAGCCGAACTTGCCAGTATCTTAAAGGCAAAGACAAATATATCGTACGTAAGGGGAAACTGCGATGCAGACGTCGATCTTTTAGTTCTTGAGAACGAAGATATGCCCAAGATAATGTCTTTAACCTTTAGAGGATTCAAAATGGTTCTGTTGCATGGTGAGAATATTCAAAATGACGATGAAATTACGCAATTACTTGACAAATACAGTGCTGATATACTGGTTTACGGGCATTTTCATATCCCAAGACTTGAAACAGTAAAATCAAAAATCGTCCTCAATCCAGGCAGTCCTTCCCTTCCAAAGATGAATTACCCACCGACATGTGCTTTGCTTGAATTTTCACAGAATCTGAGAATATCTATCTATACCATCGAAGGAGAATTGTACAAGGAGATGTTCTTATGA
- a CDS encoding ABC transporter permease, whose product MQISRLILTDLKRIFKNRLSLFTIITVPLLVILLTTILFNSYSLFHARIGIVNQDTDPLSRFTVGIVMSLFRGGTISYAGPDYEKRLLNGEYNAIVVIPRDFSKDLYAARQTTMTFIPSPIDLQVSSIMYQLFRSMFEDLQGSPFFDPQVIRYLFASPGYPAPKLIMSEKEELLSFKSLLTPIAIFLSAAFVVLALSCGSIVNEKENGLTDIYLSSNLNHMSYTISKIFSYTILGIIESFIAFVLFIFLKVHLPVGLLILLIFLNSFFHACVGVLLSYSAGSTQTASLFGLSVVVVSFFLSGMIVPISSMPQSVQTIAKYFPLFLVNYTLRKTQIYGLVGTNELITMVVVSTIIVSLTTVVGIFYFKRR is encoded by the coding sequence ATGCAAATTTCAAGATTAATTTTAACTGATTTAAAGCGCATCTTTAAGAATCGCCTGTCTCTTTTCACAATTATTACCGTGCCACTACTTGTGATACTATTAACTACTATCTTGTTCAACAGTTACAGTTTGTTTCATGCTCGAATTGGCATAGTCAACCAAGACACTGACCCACTCTCAAGATTCACAGTGGGTATAGTCATGTCTCTTTTCAGGGGAGGTACCATATCATATGCTGGACCTGATTACGAAAAGAGACTGTTGAATGGTGAATACAACGCAATTGTGGTGATACCAAGAGATTTTTCAAAGGATCTGTATGCTGCAAGACAAACAACTATGACTTTCATACCAAGTCCAATAGATCTCCAGGTATCATCGATCATGTATCAACTTTTTAGATCCATGTTCGAAGATCTTCAAGGTAGCCCATTCTTCGACCCACAAGTGATCAGATATTTATTTGCTTCTCCTGGTTATCCTGCACCGAAATTGATAATGAGCGAGAAAGAAGAGTTACTCAGCTTCAAATCCCTGCTTACCCCCATTGCTATTTTTTTATCGGCAGCCTTTGTGGTACTTGCGTTATCTTGTGGATCGATAGTTAACGAAAAGGAAAACGGCTTAACAGATATATACCTTTCAAGCAATTTGAATCACATGTCATACACCATATCGAAGATTTTTTCTTATACCATATTGGGTATCATAGAATCTTTCATTGCTTTTGTCTTATTTATTTTTCTGAAGGTTCATCTTCCCGTTGGATTACTTATTTTACTGATCTTTTTGAATTCCTTTTTTCACGCCTGTGTTGGTGTTCTTCTCTCTTACTCAGCTGGGAGCACACAAACAGCAAGCCTTTTTGGTTTGAGCGTGGTCGTCGTCTCCTTCTTTTTGAGTGGAATGATAGTACCGATAAGTTCAATGCCCCAATCGGTCCAGACAATTGCAAAGTATTTCCCGCTATTTTTGGTGAATTACACTTTGAGAAAAACCCAAATATATGGCTTGGTTGGAACAAACGAATTGATCACCATGGTTGTGGTTTCAACGATAATCGTTTCTTTGACAACAGTTGTAGGGATTTTTTACTTCAAAAGAAGGTGA
- the tmk gene encoding dTMP kinase, producing the protein MFVSFEGIDGSGKGTQARLFLEYLKEKNIPFIYVREPGDTEIGEAIRKLLLENRDMPISPRAELLLFLASRAQLVSQVISPALIENKIVVADRFIDSSVAYQGAGRNIGLEEVEKLNDFATSGLKPDLTFYIDITVETSMKRKKVFDRIESEGYEFLKTVRDAYLYLARKFSDRIVIIDGEKTVEEIHKQIIGIFEKRGGQSR; encoded by the coding sequence ATGTTCGTATCGTTTGAGGGGATCGATGGTAGTGGCAAGGGCACACAAGCAAGACTCTTTTTGGAATATCTTAAAGAAAAAAATATCCCTTTTATTTACGTTAGAGAACCTGGGGACACAGAAATCGGTGAGGCAATAAGGAAATTACTTTTAGAAAATCGTGATATGCCGATCTCTCCAAGAGCAGAACTTCTGCTGTTTTTGGCAAGTAGGGCTCAATTGGTATCGCAAGTAATATCACCTGCTCTGATCGAAAACAAAATAGTTGTGGCAGATCGATTCATAGACTCGAGTGTTGCTTACCAGGGTGCAGGAAGGAATATAGGATTAGAAGAAGTCGAAAAATTGAATGATTTTGCAACAAGTGGTTTGAAGCCAGACTTGACGTTTTATATAGATATCACGGTAGAAACTTCAATGAAAAGGAAGAAAGTCTTTGATAGAATTGAATCTGAAGGATATGAATTTCTCAAAACGGTCAGAGACGCATATCTATATCTGGCAAGAAAATTTTCTGACAGGATAGTAATAATAGATGGAGAAAAAACTGTCGAGGAAATTCACAAGCAAATCATTGGGATTTTTGAGAAACGAGGTGGACAGAGTAGATGA
- a CDS encoding acylphosphatase — MSAFFIKIYGRVQGVGFRYFAYKIAKKMGVNGYVRNADDGSVEIHAQASENVLREFINQVSRGPISAIVTNVEYKEVSEEDFQTFEILD, encoded by the coding sequence ATGTCGGCATTTTTCATAAAAATCTACGGTCGTGTACAAGGTGTTGGATTTAGGTATTTCGCTTACAAAATTGCAAAGAAAATGGGTGTAAATGGTTATGTGAGAAATGCTGACGATGGCTCTGTGGAAATTCACGCACAAGCAAGTGAAAATGTATTAAGAGAATTTATAAACCAAGTGAGTAGAGGTCCAATCTCGGCAATAGTCACAAATGTAGAATACAAGGAGGTCAGCGAGGAAGATTTTCAGACCTTTGAAATTCTCGATTGA
- the guaB gene encoding IMP dehydrogenase: MNFQEGLTFDDVLLIPQYSEILPSQTDVKTRLVKDIWLNIPLVSAAMDTVTEAELAKALAREGGVGVIHKNMSIEEQAHQVSIVKRTENGVIYDPVTINSDDTIEKALELMSTYRIGGLPVVDEDRHLLGLITNRDIRFEKDYTKPVKELMTPMSKLIVAEPSISLDEAKQILHAHKIEKLPLVDSQKRLVGLITIKDIMSVIEHPFAARDSKGRLIVGAAVGTGEDTLKRVQALRDAQVDFIVVDTAHGHSKKVLETVRKIKADFPDLPIIAGNVATEDGAIALIKAGADSVKVGIGPGSICTTRVVAGIGVPQLTAVMRCAAVCRNYGVTSIADGGIRYSGDIVKALAAGADSVMIGSIFAGTEEAPGDAILYQGRKYKAYRGMGSEAAMKKGSADRYFQNENFKFVPEGVEGMVPYKGAVKDVVHQLVGGLRAGMGYIGARNLQELRDKAVFMRVTQAGVRESHPHDIIITREPSNYWSPSNQ, translated from the coding sequence TTGAATTTTCAAGAAGGGCTTACTTTTGATGATGTTCTTTTAATACCCCAATATAGTGAAATACTGCCGTCTCAGACTGATGTGAAAACGAGGTTGGTAAAGGATATCTGGTTGAATATACCACTTGTCAGTGCCGCTATGGACACAGTCACAGAAGCGGAACTCGCAAAAGCACTCGCCCGAGAAGGTGGAGTTGGAGTTATCCACAAGAATATGTCCATTGAAGAACAAGCTCATCAAGTCTCGATTGTAAAAAGAACTGAAAACGGAGTCATCTATGATCCAGTGACTATTAATTCTGATGATACTATAGAGAAGGCCTTAGAACTCATGTCAACTTATCGCATAGGTGGTTTACCAGTTGTTGATGAAGACAGACATCTACTTGGTTTGATAACTAATAGAGATATCAGATTTGAGAAGGATTATACCAAACCCGTTAAAGAATTGATGACACCGATGTCAAAACTCATAGTTGCGGAACCATCAATCAGTCTTGATGAAGCTAAGCAAATCCTGCATGCGCATAAAATCGAAAAATTACCCTTAGTTGATTCGCAAAAGAGATTAGTTGGTTTGATAACCATTAAAGACATTATGAGTGTCATCGAACATCCTTTTGCAGCTCGCGACTCGAAGGGAAGGTTAATCGTTGGTGCGGCGGTTGGTACTGGTGAAGATACACTGAAAAGGGTACAGGCATTGAGAGATGCCCAAGTAGATTTTATCGTAGTTGATACGGCACATGGCCATTCTAAGAAGGTCTTGGAGACAGTCAGAAAAATAAAGGCAGATTTTCCAGATCTTCCTATCATAGCTGGAAATGTTGCAACAGAGGATGGTGCAATAGCTTTGATCAAAGCAGGAGCTGATTCTGTGAAAGTTGGAATAGGACCGGGCTCGATCTGCACTACACGGGTTGTTGCAGGTATAGGTGTTCCACAGTTGACGGCAGTCATGAGATGTGCAGCGGTCTGTAGAAATTACGGAGTGACCTCCATTGCAGATGGCGGTATAAGATATTCTGGAGATATCGTCAAAGCACTTGCAGCTGGTGCTGATTCAGTGATGATAGGTAGTATCTTCGCAGGGACGGAGGAAGCGCCAGGTGATGCGATTTTGTACCAGGGAAGGAAATATAAGGCATACAGAGGAATGGGCAGTGAGGCTGCTATGAAAAAGGGCAGTGCAGACAGATATTTTCAAAATGAAAACTTCAAATTTGTTCCTGAAGGGGTTGAAGGGATGGTACCTTACAAAGGTGCCGTAAAAGATGTAGTCCATCAACTTGTTGGAGGTTTGAGAGCGGGGATGGGTTATATCGGTGCGAGAAATTTGCAGGAATTAAGAGATAAAGCAGTGTTCATGAGAGTAACTCAAGCAGGTGTTCGTGAAAGTCATCCACATGACATAATCATCACAAGAGAGCCATCGAATTACTGGTCGCCTTCTAACCAATGA
- the glyS gene encoding glycine--tRNA ligase subunit beta, whose translation MTKSALFEIGVEELPASEIDQIKQQIKELSENSLRESKIDYEKLFCFVTNRRICILIQNLSEKQQDMIVVKKGPSQQVAFSNGEPTRALMGFLSANQASENDIFVQEGYIYLKKKIEGRKSEEVLPEIFKNIVLSLKFTKPMKWANGEYEFIRPVKWILCIYNGRVLPLELFGIKSSNKTHSHPYIGKKIEIEKPENYIDILREHFVIVDEEERREKIRRQLDELEKQNEFKCEKEEKMIDKISKITEWPIAIVSDFKQDYLNLPPELITVTIKHHLSAFTTSKNGKMTTSFIAFVDRPEGDFSKIIQGYQNVVNARLEDAHYYLEIDKRYKLEDFNKKLQEMVFQKELGTLFDKVKRIEEISVYIVEKLGLKTLLEKVRRAAILSKADIASHVVYEFPELQGVMGRIYATLNGEDSEVAYAIEEQYAEQLQTKIGAIIGISDRIDTIVGNLAVGNIPSGSKDPFGLRNKLDTILRAIVLQRWDIDLEDLLYTALKLLNMKCSNQTIEDFMSGRYYAFLINEGFTYDVARAVVHLWKRPLRGFLSAKAVSKMMDTEDFNKLCIGFERVHNITKNYTDTNFDGALFEKEAERSLLNQFIHAKSIVSESLKELDYEKAVSSLISLKPHIDNYFNEVFVMSDREDIRKNRLGFLKNIDKLFMEIGDLTQLVKRE comes from the coding sequence ATGACAAAAAGTGCACTATTTGAAATAGGTGTCGAAGAATTGCCAGCAAGTGAAATCGATCAGATAAAACAACAGATCAAAGAGTTATCGGAGAATTCTCTACGTGAATCAAAAATCGATTATGAGAAATTATTTTGTTTTGTGACAAATCGCAGAATCTGTATATTAATACAAAATCTCTCTGAAAAACAGCAAGACATGATTGTTGTGAAAAAAGGGCCATCTCAGCAAGTAGCCTTCTCTAATGGTGAACCCACAAGAGCCCTGATGGGTTTCTTATCGGCTAATCAAGCGTCTGAAAATGATATCTTCGTTCAGGAAGGTTATATCTATCTGAAAAAGAAGATCGAAGGAAGAAAATCAGAAGAAGTTTTACCAGAAATTTTCAAAAATATAGTTTTATCACTTAAGTTCACTAAACCAATGAAATGGGCAAATGGAGAATATGAGTTCATAAGGCCTGTGAAATGGATTTTATGTATATACAACGGTCGTGTTCTTCCACTCGAGTTGTTTGGAATAAAATCATCGAATAAGACTCATTCACATCCATATATTGGAAAGAAAATAGAAATTGAGAAGCCTGAGAACTATATAGATATCCTCAGAGAACATTTTGTAATCGTTGATGAGGAAGAAAGAAGAGAAAAGATAAGAAGACAACTCGATGAACTTGAGAAACAAAATGAATTCAAATGTGAGAAAGAAGAAAAGATGATCGACAAGATTTCAAAGATAACAGAATGGCCAATTGCAATAGTCAGTGATTTTAAGCAAGATTATCTGAATTTGCCACCCGAACTCATAACCGTTACCATAAAACATCACCTGAGTGCATTCACAACATCAAAAAATGGCAAAATGACAACCTCTTTCATTGCTTTCGTAGACAGACCAGAAGGGGATTTTTCCAAAATCATTCAAGGATATCAAAATGTCGTTAATGCACGTCTCGAAGATGCTCATTATTATCTCGAGATAGACAAAAGATATAAACTCGAGGATTTCAACAAGAAGTTACAAGAGATGGTCTTTCAAAAAGAACTTGGCACACTATTTGACAAGGTCAAACGAATTGAAGAAATTTCAGTGTATATCGTTGAGAAACTTGGTCTGAAAACTTTACTTGAGAAGGTTCGGAGAGCGGCTATACTGTCGAAGGCCGATATTGCTTCTCACGTTGTATATGAATTTCCAGAACTGCAAGGAGTTATGGGAAGAATCTACGCTACCTTGAATGGAGAAGACAGCGAGGTTGCCTACGCGATAGAAGAACAATACGCAGAGCAATTACAAACAAAGATTGGTGCCATCATAGGTATTTCTGACAGAATCGACACAATCGTTGGAAATCTTGCAGTTGGTAATATACCAAGTGGCTCGAAAGATCCTTTTGGTTTGAGAAATAAGTTGGATACGATTTTGCGCGCAATTGTACTCCAAAGGTGGGATATAGATCTCGAAGATTTACTGTATACAGCACTGAAGCTTTTAAACATGAAATGTAGTAATCAAACGATCGAGGATTTCATGAGTGGAAGGTATTACGCATTTTTAATCAACGAAGGATTTACATATGATGTAGCCAGAGCCGTTGTCCACTTATGGAAAAGACCACTCAGAGGATTTCTCTCGGCTAAAGCAGTGTCGAAAATGATGGATACCGAAGACTTCAATAAATTGTGTATCGGATTTGAGAGAGTTCATAACATTACAAAGAATTACACTGACACGAATTTCGACGGTGCTTTGTTTGAAAAAGAGGCTGAGAGATCTCTGTTGAATCAATTCATTCATGCAAAATCTATTGTCTCAGAGAGCCTGAAGGAACTTGATTACGAAAAGGCAGTGAGTTCGTTAATCTCGTTAAAGCCACACATAGATAATTATTTCAACGAAGTTTTTGTTATGTCTGACCGAGAAGATATAAGAAAAAACAGACTTGGTTTTCTCAAGAATATCGATAAATTGTTCATGGAAATAGGCGATCTAACTCAATTAGTAAAAAGAGAATAA
- a CDS encoding glycine--tRNA ligase subunit alpha, whose amino-acid sequence MYLQEVIERLNNYWAAVGCMIDQPYDMEVGAGTFHPATFFGSLREGEWKVAFVQPSRRPADGRYGENPNRLQRYFQYQVIIKPSPEDSQNLYLDSLRALNINLNEHDVRFIEDNWESPTLGAWGVGWEVWLDGMEITQFTYFQQIGGIPLKSIPLEITYGVERIAMYLQGKNNIFDVMWNEKISYGQIYLENERQFSKYNFELSNAQSLFQLYDIYSSEFENQINNGNYLVAYDYMIKCSHTFNLLDARNAISVAQRQQYIRSIRSMAKRCAEAFLGGQSK is encoded by the coding sequence ATGTACTTGCAAGAGGTAATAGAGAGACTCAACAATTACTGGGCAGCTGTAGGATGTATGATAGATCAACCATACGATATGGAAGTTGGCGCTGGTACTTTTCATCCTGCCACTTTTTTTGGATCACTGAGAGAAGGAGAATGGAAAGTTGCATTCGTTCAACCAAGCCGCAGACCAGCAGACGGTAGGTACGGTGAAAATCCAAATCGTCTTCAAAGATATTTTCAGTATCAAGTCATCATAAAACCATCACCAGAGGATTCCCAAAATTTGTACCTGGATTCTTTACGCGCCTTAAACATAAATCTGAATGAACACGATGTCAGATTCATAGAAGATAACTGGGAATCACCGACTCTTGGAGCGTGGGGTGTCGGTTGGGAAGTTTGGCTTGATGGTATGGAAATAACGCAGTTTACTTATTTCCAACAAATCGGCGGCATTCCTCTGAAATCTATTCCACTCGAGATAACCTATGGTGTTGAGAGAATAGCTATGTATCTCCAAGGAAAGAATAATATCTTCGATGTGATGTGGAACGAGAAGATCTCATATGGTCAGATCTACCTGGAAAACGAAAGACAATTTTCCAAATACAATTTTGAGCTTTCAAATGCACAAAGTCTTTTCCAGTTATACGATATCTATTCTTCTGAATTTGAGAACCAGATCAACAATGGTAATTATCTTGTGGCATATGACTATATGATAAAATGTTCTCACACCTTCAATTTACTCGATGCAAGAAATGCCATAAGTGTCGCTCAGAGACAACAGTATATAAGATCTATCAGGTCTATGGCTAAACGCTGTGCGGAAGCCTTTTTGGGAGGTCAATCAAAATGA